A region from the Aegilops tauschii subsp. strangulata cultivar AL8/78 chromosome 5, Aet v6.0, whole genome shotgun sequence genome encodes:
- the LOC109759247 gene encoding obtusifoliol 14-alpha demethylase-like, translating to MQVQSDAFSNSSTRQFLQGKLYILAFWLLIIGMNMTAGWAAVWFTAGLVFITVIVLRIIRGTSIVAPTSGKPPPPVVNGLAFLGLLPRLLTIDLPAKINCLYSKYGSVFTVSPFGLCNVTFLIGPEVQAHFFQGLESEINHGNLLEFLVPMFGQEVGQGVDAATRTEQSRFYLDALKQSKLRRHLESMLQEVEGYFGKWGQEGIVDLKHEFEELLMLISSRCLLGKEVREKMFDEFYKLFRDVENGVNMISVFFPYIPIPANRRRDKARLKLIELLSETVRSRKSSVGAEEDVLQRLIDSKYKDGRSTTETEVTGMIIALIFGGKHTSSLACTWTGASLLTHSKFLAAASQEQKEIMMKYNNKIEYDALLEMNNLHSCIKEALRINPPTTMLVRKALKHFTVRTRQGQEYDIPKGHTLASPIIQNNNMPYIYKNPHLYDPDRFGPARQEDVVGGKFSYTSFGGGRHFCSGDAYAYMQVKVIWSHLLNNFDLKLLSPYPKTDWSKLIPEPKGSMIVSYKRRPLLG from the exons ATGCAAGTTCAAAGTGATGCATTTTCCAACTCATCTACTCGTCAATTCTTGCAGGGCAAATTATATATATTGGCATTCTGGTTGCTGATTATCGGCATGAACATGACAGCTGGTTGGGCCGCCGTGTGGTTCACTGCGGGTCTTGTTTTCATCACTGTGATCGTACTCAGGATCATAAGAGGAACAAGTATCGTTGCTCCAACCAGTGGGAAACCACCTCCACCTGTGGTGAATGGTCTTGCTTTTCTGGGACTTTTACCTAGACTTCTTACAATTGACCTTCCAGCTAAGATAAACTGCCTATACAGTAAGTATGGCAGTGTGTTCACAGTTAGTCCTTTTGGACTATGTAATGTGACCTTTCTGATCGGGCCGGAGGTCCAAGCTCACTTCTTTCAAGGGTTGGAGTCGGAGATTAATCATGGCAATCTTCTTGAGTTCCTTGTACCCATGTTTGGACAAGAGGTAGGTCAAGGCGTCGATGCGGCCACTCGGACTGAGCAGTCCCGCTTTTATCTTGATGCATTGAAGCAATCCAAATTGAGGAGACATCTTGAGTCTATGCTTCAAGAGGTGGAG GGCTACTTTGGCAAATGGGGCCAGGAGGGCATAGTTGATTTAAAACATGAGTTTGAAGAGTTACTCATGTTGATATCAAGCCGATGTCTACTAGGAAAAGAGGTTCGGGAGAAGATGTTTGATGAGTTCTATAAACTGTTCCGTGATGTCGAAAACGGAGTGAACATGATCAGTGTCTTCTTCCCATATATTCCAATTCCAGCAAACCGTCGGCGTGACAAAGCACGTCTGAAACTCATAGAATTGCTCTCCGAAACTGTGAGGTCACGGAAGAGCTCAGTTGGGGCCGAGGAAGACGTGCTACAGAGATTGATAGATTCCAAGTATAAAGACGGCCGCTCCACAACCGAAACAGAGGTAACCGGGATGATCATTGCATTGATCTTTGGTGGAAAGCACACAAGTTCCCTTGCTTGCACTTGGACTGGAGCTTCATTACTCACTCATTCAAAGTTCTTAGCAGCTGCATCCCAGGAGCAAAAGGAAATCATGATGAAATACAACAATAAAATAGAATATGATGCCTTGCTAGAGATGAATAACCTTCATAGTTGTATTAAAGAGGCACTTCGGATAAATCCGCCAACAACAATGTTGGTTCGCAAGGCACTTAAACATTTCACAGTGCGCACTAGACAAGGCCAAGAGTATGACATTCCCAAGGGGCATACTCTTGCAAGTCCCATAATACAAAACAATAACATGCCTTACATTTACAAGAACCCTCACTTGTATGATCCAGATCGGTTTGGTCCCGCAAGGCAGGAGGATGTAGTTGGCGGCAAGTTCTCTTACACATCTTTTGGTGGTGGAAGGCATTTTTGCAGTGGGGATGCCTATGCTTACATGCAAGTTAAAGTTATATGGAGCCACTTGCTCAACAACTTTGATCTCAAATTATTGTCTCCTTATCCCAAGACTGATTGGAGTAAGTTAATCCCAGAGCCTAAAGGAAGTATGATCGTCAGCTACAAGAGACGTCCACTGTTGGGTTAG
- the LOC141022455 gene encoding uncharacterized protein produces the protein MVSCGRTAVNINGEIGPYFPTYCGVRQGDPFSPFLFNMVVDALAAILDKAKAAGHIRGITPHLSGGIGIFPRQYADDTIIMVEGSDLDIASLKFLLLCFQQMSGLKINFDKSDVMVMGYSPDEALDIANRLNWRLGSLPTTYLGTPISDSRLTVVDLRPAVTKLQTRIEPWQGCWLSKAARTILINSSLSSLLLFLMSFYSLHETLHHEIAKIQSRFYWAGDNNKQKYHMVSWPDICKPREQGGLGVMCSKRMNIALLSRRLWRISQGHGGCLAFRRPFGPPQVAAWHELLDCIALHEPTVDAGPDEVRWRLEPSGQFSTKSLYAAIAPSSAPPPLQTVWSIRLPLKFRIFMWQWIRGRLPSGVEVRRRNGPGSGLCPLCDTPEDSNHIFFSCVPAQFVWSCFREAVGGDWCHSNFPDLFAELQASPLSSRHIRWLEIGVLAWTLWTIRNKLVIQRSPLRRSTDALFKLSSYLQLWRPLSRPRDRDAISAFIADLRLMAVRLSPPPSPPPPEPD, from the exons ATGGTCTCGTGTGGTCGCACGGCCGTCAACATCAATGGGGAGATCGGCCCCTACTTCCCCACTTACTGCGGGGTGAGGCAAGGTGACCCATTTTCCCCGTTCCTGTTTAATATGGTGGTCGATGCTCTTGCGGCCATCCTGGACAAGGCTAAGGCCGCGGGTCATATTCGTGGGATCACCCCCCACTTGTCCGGTGGCATTGGCATCTTCCCGCGCCAGTACGCTGACGACACCATCATCATGGTCGAAGGCTCGGATTTGGACATCGCTAGCCTTAAATTCCTCCTGCTCTGCTTCCAACAAATGTCTGGTCTTAAGATCAACTTCGACAAGAGTGATGTGATGGTGATGGGCTATTCTCCGGATGAGGCCCTTGACATTGCCAACCGCCTCAATTGGCGCCTAGGTTCCCTCCCAACAACCTACCTGGGAACGCCCATTAGTGACTCTCGGCTCACTGTGGTGGACCTTCGTCCAGCGGTAACCAAGTTGCAAACGCGCATTGAGCCTTGGCAGGGTTGTTGGCTCTCGAAGGCGGCCCGGACGATTCTCATCAACTCCTCGCTCTCTAGTCTCCTCCTATTCCTTATGAGCTTCTACAGCCTCCACGAGACCCTCCATCACGAGATCGCTAAAATCCAATCTCGCTTCTATTGGGCTGGGGACAATAACAAGCAGAAGTATCATATGGTTAGTTGGCCCGACATCTGCAAGCCCCGGGAGCAAGGCGGCCTTGGCGTCATGTGCTCGAAGCGCATGAACATTGCCCTCCTCTCCCGCAGGCTCTGGCGCATCTCACAAGGGCATGGCG ggtGCCTCGCGTTCCGGAGGCCATTTGGGCCTCCGCAAGTGGCCGCCTGGCATGAGCTTCTTGATTGTATTGCTCTCCATGAGCCGACTGTCGATGCTGGCCCGGATGAGGTTCGGTGGCGCCTTGAGCCTTCGGGTCAATTCTCCACCAAGTCCCTGTACGCGGCTATCGCCCCTTcctccgccccgccgcccctccaGACGGTTTGGTCCATTCGCCTGCCCCTTAAATTCCGGATCTTCATGTGGCAATGGATCCGCGGTCGGCTCCCGTCTGGAGTTGAGGTCCGCAGGCGCAATGGCCCGGGCTCTGGCCTTTGCCCCCTTTGTGATACCCCCGAAGACTCGAACCACATATTCTTCTCCTGCGTGCCTGCTCAGTTCGTGTGGAGCTGCTTTAGAGAGGCGGTTGGTGGGGATTGGTGCCACTCCAACTTCCCCGACCTCTTCGCCGAACTACAGGCCTCCCCGCTGTCCTCTCGCCACATTAGGTGGCTTGAGATTGGGGTCCTCGCGTGGACGCTCTGGACGATTCGCAATAAGCTTGTGATTCAGCGCTCCCCTCTTCGACGATCTACTGACGCCCTCTTCAAACTGTCTAGTTACTTGCAGCTCTGGCGGCCGCTTAGCCGTCCTCGGGACCGGGACGCCATCTCCGCCTTCATCGCCGACCTCCGCTTGATGGCCGTCCGGCTGTCGCCGCCCCCATCACCGCCTCCACCAGAGCCTGATTAG